The segment CATAAAATGTACGGAACGAAGCCTGAAAAACCTCCATATAGACTGCATTGACATCCAGCAATTTCATGTTTGGGATGATTCATGGACCCATGCTCCGGATTGGCAGGAGGGAATTAATAAACTTAAAACAGATGGGAAAATACGCTTTTTTGGAATTTCGATCAATGACTACCAACCCGAAAACGCTTTGGAGCTGGTTCGCTCAGGGCTTGTTGATTCGGTTCAGGTCATCTACAATCTCTTTGAACAAGCCCCTGCCGATAAACTATTCCCCGCTTGTCAGGAATTTAAGGTAGGAGTCATTGTCCGGGTTCCTTTTGACGAGGGAAGTCTGACCGGGACATTCCACCCCAATATGACCTTCCATGAAGAGGATTTCCGTCGGGATTATTTCGGGGGAGACCGCCTAAAGGAAGTGTGCGACCGGGTCCAGGATTTTAAATTTTTGCTCAGGGGAGATATTCAAAACCTCGCCCAAGGGGCTCTCAAATTCTGCTTAACCCATCCCGCGGTTTCGACATTGATTCCAGGAATGCGAAAGGTCTCCCACGTAGATGAAAACGCCGCTGTATCCGACCGGAACCTTTTGACCCAAAAGGAAATGGACCGTTTGCGCCCCTTGGCCTGGCGAAGGGATTTTTATCAATAGGACTTTTGATCCTCATTTTGACAAAACCTTTCCAGTTGACTCCGGAAACCCTGAAACAGGGTTAAAAAAGCAGGAGTAAGGTTTTCACCCCCCTCAAGAATCCAGGTATCGATTCGATCCCGAGAAAAATATTGACCGCTCTCTACCTCTCTTGTGTTCGGTTTGGGAATTTGATCACTTTTACTCAAATAAAGCATCGCGTGCTCAATGGAACGCCCATCGGTTGTTTTTCGAATTCCCATCTTAACCAATACATCAACCTGAATCCCTAATTCCTCCATTAATTCCCGTGTGGCACAAGCCAGATAGGTTTCTGCCACGTCCAAATGGCCTGCGGATGAAGAATCATAATAACCGGGATGTTCTTTCTTTTTTTTGGATCTTTTTTGTAAAAATAGTTCCCCTTTTGAATTAAAAAGGAAAACATGGGCGGATCGGTGTTGAAGTCCCTTCTCGTGGACCCGATCCCTTAGCGCCTTTCCCACCACTTGATTCTGGTGATTGACTACTTCAATCCATTCATCCATGGGAAGAAACATCGGGCCTACCGAACACTTTTATTCCTCCCCTTCTTTTTTATGCCCCGTCTTTTACGAACCACCTCCACGGAAAAAGAGTGGAGAATTTCATCAATGGGAGGAAAAGGTTTTTCTAATTGAATACGGACTTCTTGAACGGAAAAGTTTAAAAAAATCTCTTGGGCCATCCGATTCGCTAATGTTTCCAATAAACGGCACCGCACTTTTTTCCCTGTTTGAAGAATACACCGACACAGCGCCACATAATCAATGGCAGATTTTAAGGAATCCATTTTTGCCGCTTTTTCCAAACTTCCAAAAATCTCAACCTTCGCTTTTAAGCGCTGGCCTATTTTTCTTTCCTCAGGGGTGGTCCCACAATGGCTGTGGAACTCCAACCCATCAATAACCATACGATCCATATACACACTGACCCCCTCAAAAAAAAATCCCCTTTGGGGGAAAAGTTGGGATGGGTGAAAATATCAGGTTCTGGGTTAAAGGGCCTTCTCTAAACATCCAACCACAGTTGCATTACAGGCCCTTCCATTCAGGTGAGATTCGTATTCATCCATAAAATGTTTTAGCGTACTCTGCACAGCAATCGAGGCACCGGTGACAACGGTACAAATCCCTTTTCCTTTTACAATACCACAGAGTTGAATGAGGGCCTCCAAATCTTCTTTCCGCCCTTCCCCGGATTCAATTCGTTCTAACAACTCCGACATATGTACGGTTCCCAAGGAACAGGGAGGACATTGCCCGCAGCTCTCCCTGGCGAAAAACCGGGAAAATTCCAAAACCACTGAAACCATACAAGCAGTTTCATCAAACACAAGCATTCCCGCAGATCCCAATGAAGTTCCAGCTTTTTTAAAAGAATCGAAATCCATGGGAAGGTCCAAATGATCTTCGGTCAGGAGAGAACTAGAGGGACCTCCGGGAAAGACCGCTTTTAGGCGTCTTCCCTCGCGGATTCCCTTCCCGCATCCAAAAATGAGCTCTCTCAAGGCCGTCCCCATGGGAAGCTCATAAACCCCCGGCTGATTAACCGCCCCGCTGACAGAAAACAGCATGGTTCCTGGGCAATGGGGAACGCCAATCCTTGAAAACCAGTCAGCCCCATGATTTAGAATGGAAGGAATATTAGAAAGGGTCTCGGCATTATTCACCAGAGTCGGTTTTTTAAAAAGCCCAAAAGTAGTGGGGTAATAAGGAGGTTTTTCTTTGGGTTTTCCGGAAAACCCCTGGATCACCTCCAACATAGCGGTTTCTTCCCCCGAAACATAGGTGTCTGGTCCACGAAACAAACGGACATCCAGATTTAAACCCGTTCCTAAAATATTTCGCCCCATATACCCGGCATGCCGGGCTTCTTCAATTGCACTCTCTAAAATAGCCACCTCGTCATGGTATTTTTCCTTAATAAAAAGATATGCTTCCTTTGCCCCCATCACAAAACCCGCAATTAGAATGCCTTCAAGAAGCTGATGAGGAACCCGCTGAATTAAAAAACGGTCTTTATAGGTTCCCGGTTCACTTTCACTGGCATTGCACGCTACGTACCGTTCGGTCTCCCTTTGCCCATAAACCATTTCCCACTTTTTACCGGTGGGAAAGCCACTCCCTCCTCTTCCTCTTAAACCTGAACGTTTGACTTCTTTAATAATTTCAAGAGGCAGCATTTTAAGGGCTTTTCGAAAAGCGGAATATCCCCCTTTTTTTTCATATTCATTCAAGTTGGTTAGCTTTAAATCCTCTGTTTGAATCACCACTTGGCCCATAGGTGCGAACTCATTGGTTTAAAAGAAAAATTAGCCCATCATAACATTCCAAACCAACCGGTGTCAATGTTGAATTATTCAAATTTTAGGGATACTCATAAAAGGTTTTTCAAACGGAAATGGCCCTTTAACCTTGTGGAAAAGGCCCACGCCTTAAAAACAAAAACTAACTAAATAAAAAAATTTGCTAATTTTTAAATTTTAGGTGAGGGAAATTCAAACAAGAGGTCTGGGTTTTTATGCGGAGAGATTGAACTAGGTCGTAACCATTTTTATGGTTTCAATGACTTTAGAATCTTCAAAAGGTTTCAAAATATAATAATTGGCTCCAAGGTCTTTACATTTGATGACATCTTGTTGAGTGGCCAGTGAAGTCACCATAATCACCTTAACTTGCGCATGGATCGATTTGAGTGTTTTCAAGGTATCGATTCCATTGAGTTGAGGCATCACAATATCCAAGGTAATCAAATCGGGTTTCAGGTCTTTATATTGCGAAATAACCTGAGCCCCATTCTCAGCCATGCCAACCACTTCACAATGGCATTTTTCCAAAATGGTTTTTAATGACTCTCTCATCACCTTTGAATCATCAGCAATTAAAACCCGTTTTTTCTCTGACATAACTAACCTCCTTCCCTTTTAACGGGGAAATTCTATTTCTTTTTTGAAAAGAAACAATGCATTGATCTAACCCAATGGTTTTTTTTCTATTCAATCTTTCTTTTGGCTTTTTCCTTTAAAGGAAAGACCCAACTCAATATCCCCTTTATCCGAATTTAAGGGAACAATAAAAGGGTCCTCCACCAATGGAACAATCATCCCCATGCTGATAATAGGGGTTGTGATGGTTACCTGTATTCCTAGATCCGCCAATTTTCCCGTTGCATTTCCAACAATAACATTACTGAATTCCGCTAAAGCCTCTTGGCAATCCGAGTTCAGCTCGGTCATTTTCTCCACCCCCATCATTCCTGCAGTCACCGCAAGGGCAGAAACCTTATCGAAACCGATGATAAAAGAACCGTTTAAATCTCCCGAAAAACCGATCACAATAGAAATGGGATGGGAAGGGTTGTTTTCCTTTTCACGCCGAACCTCCCGGACAGAGGCATCCACCCTACCCATCCGTTTCAATATATCTAAGGTGGGCCCTACAAAGGCATTGACATGTTCCGCCCGAATTTCAATGGGCCGATCAGTGGACGAGTTCCGTTCCACGAGTCATCCGTAAGACTTCTTCCACTGAAGTTAATCCTGCGACCACCTTCTTCACCCCATCAAACCGCATATCTCGAAAACCTTTTTTCCACCCATATCCCCGAATGGTATTGGCAGAGGCTTTTGCCAAAATAAGTTCCCGTATGGTTTCATCTACCACCAGAATTTCAAAAACCCCTACCCGTCCTTTATATCCCTTTTGGTTGCATGTTTTACAGCCCTTCCCTTTGTAAAAAGGAATATCTTTCCCCAAATGAATCAACCCCATGGTCTCCAACTCCACCCGTGTCGGGGAATAGGCTTCCCTGCAATTTCCACAAATTTTTCGGGCAAGCCTTTGGGCCACCACGCCAAGGAGAGAGGGGGCCAATAAATACGGTTCAATTCCCATTTCCATCAAACGGGTCACTGCCCCGGGGGAATCGTTGGTGTGCAGGGTGCTAAAAACCAAATGTCCTGTTAAGGCAGACTCTGTTGCAATTTTTCCTGTTTCACGGTCTCGAATTTCCCCAATCATAATAATATTGGGATCCTGGCGCAAAATAGCCCTCAGGGCATTCGCAAAGGTAACGTCCCGTTTCGGATTAACCGGTACCTGGTTGATGGTGGGGATTTGGTATTCAACCGGATCCTCAACTGTGATGATATTTTTTTCAACCGAACGGACCTCATTCAGTGCGGCATACAGCGTGGTCGTTTTCCCGCTTCCGGTTGGCCCCGTAATTAAAATGATTCCATAAGGTTGCCGAATTAAGAACCGAAAGGTCTCAAGATTTCCCTTTGAAAAACCCATTTGTTCCAACCCCAACAAGGAATTTTTTTTATCCAGTAAACGCATCACCACCTTTTCACCAAAACACGTGGGCAGGGTGGATATCCTCATGTCCAAACTCTTTTTTTGGATGCTCATTTGAATCCGGCCATCCTGGGGAACCCATCGCTCCGAGATATCCAATTGAGACAAAATTTTAATTCTAGAAACAATGGCAGCGTGAAGAGACATGCTAAAGGTAAAGGCCTCGGATAGAATTCCATCGATTCTCAAACGAATGGTCAATTGCTCTACCCCTGGTTCAATATGGATATCACTAGCGGATTCTTCCGCCGCATGAGCAAGAATTTTATCCACAATTTTGACGATGGGAATTTCTTTCCCCGCTCTTTTGAGTCTTTCAGATTCAGAGGGACCTTCTCGATCGACTCCGTATTGGTAAAGGTTGATAGAATGGTCTAATTGTTTCTCTAATTTTTCGGTGTAATTAAAGGCCAAAGCGTTTTCAATTTCCGAATCTAAGGCAAGAACAGGAATTATTTTGCACTTAGTCTCGTTGGCCAAGGCATCCATTACTTCAAATCGGGTCGGGTCAGTAATGGCAACGGTAAGTTCATTTCCCAATAAAAAAAGAGGGATCATCTTAAACCGATGGGCAATGGCCTCTGAGACAATATTGAGGACATTCTTTTCAACGGTAATCCCTTTTAATTCCATGACCGGGAGATTAAACTGTAGCCCCACCACTTTTAAGATATCTTTTTCAGTTGCAAACCCTAGTTCAACAATAAAATCTCCTAATGGTTTCTGTCCCCAACCCCGCTTCTTTTGCTCTTCCAGGGCCACCCTTAACTGCTCATTTGAAATAATTCCTTCTTCAACCAGCATTTGTCCAATTTTTTCCTGAACCACTTTTGAAATTGCCATTAAACATTCACCTGAATGTAGACAAAAATTTATGGGAAAGGTTATTACGCCCTTTTAAGAACTCCCTTTTAGGAGTTGATCAATATCATCCTGGGAAACGGCTTTTTTGGGATCCTTTTTCTCCTTCTCTTCTTTCTGAGCTTCACCCTTGACACCCAATATTTCCGTCAACTGATCTTCTGAGAAGGGGTTTTGAAGGTTTTGGGGCTGAAACATTTCTTTTTCTATTTCGGAGGGTAGATGGGAAGAACCCAGGGTTCCTATCTTTTCATCCAGATTGATCCCGCAACCCCCACAAAAATGATCCCCTATGGAATTCCCAAATCCGCAATGAAGGCAGGGGAAAAGTAAAGGATTGCCGCATTTTCCGCAATATCTTCTCCCTGGAAGGTTATCCGATAGACATTCGGTGCAACGCATCTTTTTCTGCCTCATTTGGATCCTGATTAGACTTTAAATCATTGAAGTCTCTATATTATTTCAAACTTATAAGAAGGTCCCCTTTTTGTCAAATAAACAAAATCAAGTAGTGAGATTGAAAAAATAACTAAATGAGGCTTTACATTAAAAGGGAACGTCCCAGTTTGGCATTGACAACCCTTTTTTCCTCATGTTAACTTTCAATTCCTTATTTATCGGTCAAATAAGTGCTGACTCAAGCCGTTGCTCGCCTGATTTCGGTGATTTCTTGCCTATTGGATCTGCTCCCTCGCCCTCCCCATGCAACCCGAAAAATCTGTTTAAAATAATTTAATGTATACCCAGAACCCTCTGAGGGGTCTGGAATTTAAACCCCCTCTACAAAAATCAGTAAAAAGGAGATCTCCATGGCAGCAGCCTATATATTAATGAACGTTCAATCAGGAAAGGTGGGGAAAGCCCTCAATGCAGTCAAGCGTATTCAAGGGGTCCGCTCGGCACATATCGTTGCAGGAGCCTACGATATCATTGGCTATGTTGAAGCAGAAGATTTTGAAAGCCTTGGGCAAAGGATTATGTTTCAAGTCCAGTCAATTAGCGGAATCCGGGGCACCAACACCGCAGTGGTTTTCCAATAAAGCAAAAGACAAAAGCTTTAAACTCAACCTAAAAAAATTTCACCCCTTTGAGGAAAAGAGGAAAAAGGGTGTGGCTAGTTTAAAACCGTACGGATCAACCGACCCCATTCTCTTAAATAGGGCTCTCCCCCCAAAATAAATGTGTCATTGTGGCCCGCACCTGGAAGAAGAGTAAACGTTTTGGGTTGATTGGCGGCTTCGAATAGGGCTTTGCCCTGCTCCCACGGAATAATCTCATCCCTATCTCCGTGAAGGATAAGAACTGGACATGAGATCTTCCCTATTTTTGAAAGGGAATTATATTCGGTTCGAATCAAAAAACCCAGAGGCAAGAAAGGATAGGCGACTCTGGCCATGTCCCGGATCGAAGTAAAGGGTGACTCCAAAATGAGAGCATCGGGTGCTTTTCTCATCGCTAATTCTACCGCAATTGCCGATCCCAATGATTGTCCATAATAAAACAGCTTTTGCGATTTGGGTTGACCCCGTGATTGGACAAAGGCCAGAGCGGCCTCCGCATCTCGATAGGTTCCCTCCTCAGACGGGGTCCCATCACTTTTTCCATATCCCCGGTAATCAATCATAAATAAATGCAATGGCAAAAAATCGTAAAATAACTTTATATGGTCAACACGGTCGCCCATATTTCCCCCGTTTCCATGAAACCAAATCAATGTCCCCTCCGCTCCCTCTTTTTCAATCCACCACCCATTTAATTTAATCCCATCCGAAGAATGGAATCGGACATCTTGGTAGTTAAGGTCTACCGCTTTTGGGGTTTGAATAATCAACCGGCTGGGGAAAAAAATAAAATTTCGATCCATGTTACAGGAAACCAACCCAAAGATGCAAAATAGGAATAGAGGAAACCCTCTTAAAAAGAGGGTAATATTGAGGAACCTACGAAAGGAAACCCTCCGGAATTGGGAATGGATCGGGTCAAAGGTACCTTTAAAATCCACGTCCTGTTTGACAATGCCTTGAGGTTATGACCGTTTTAGAAGTTTCCCTTGACTGCCTTTCCAAATTAAAAGGATCGGACTGGCAACAAAGATAGAAGAGTAGTTTCCTATGACCACACCTAAAATAAGGGCTAATGAAAAATCATGGATCACCTCTCCTCCCCAAAAGAAAAGGGCAAGCAATACCAAAAGGACGGTCAAGGAGGTAACAATGGTACGGCTAAGAACTTGATTGATTCCATCGTTGATCACCTGGGGAAGGTGACGTCCTTTTCGGTTCCTCAAATTCTCTCGAATCCGATCAAATACAACCACGGTATCCGTTAAGGAATAACCGGCCAAGGTTAACAGGGCCGTTACAATCAACAACGTAATCTCCTTATCTAAAAGGTAGAAAATCCCTAATACCGCTAACACATCATGAAAGGTCGCCACCGCTGCAGCCGCTCCAAATCGAAATTCAAACCGGGCCGCAATATACAGAATAATCATAATCAAGGCAAAGGTCACGGCTGTTATTGCCTTCCTTTGAAGTTCCTCCCCAATGGTGGGACCGATTTCCGTACTGCTATCAATCACAAATTGATTATTGGAAAATTCTTGACTGAAGAGTGAAACCAATTGGTTGGAGACCTTGTCTTTAATGCTGGTTTTCTCCTTCACCCGAATGAGAAGTTTATTTCCATCGGTAAATTCCTGAAGCTCTGCATCCGGAAACCCATTTTCCGATAAAAGACGGCGGGCTTCGTCAATTTTCACCGGTTGGTCAAATTTTAGTTGCACGGAGGTTCCCCCTGAAAAATCGATCCCCAAATTGGCCCCTCCCAACCATATCTGAATCAGGGTAAACACCCCTAATAAAACCAAGAGCCCTGAGAAAGCAAAAGTGACGTTCTTTTTTCCAACAAAATCAATGTTTGTTTTTCCTAAAATTTCAAGCATAGCGTCTCCACCTAAATTTAGATACTGAGCCGTTGGAGCTTCCACCGGTTATTAATCATATCCAGGATCACTTTGGTTCCCACCAAGGCGGTAAAAAGATTGATTCCAATACCTAAACACAAGGCTACAGCAAACCCCTTAATCGGTCCGGTTCCAAAAAGGAATAGAACCGCTCCCGTTAAAAGGGTTGTAACATGGGAATCGACAATGGTCACAAAGGCTTTATCAAACCCGCTGTCTACAGCCAGGCGAACAGGTTTTTTCTGCCGAAGCTCTTCACGAATACGCTCAAAGATCAAAACATTAGAATCCACTCCCATACCAATGGTTAAAATGATTCCGGCAATACCCGGAAGGGTAAGGGTTGCATCCAATGCGGCCAAAGCACCAATCAAAACCACCAAATTCAATAAAAGAGCAAAATCGGCAATAATTCCGCAAACCCGATAGTAAACAATCATAAAAAGAATAACCAAAAGCCCCGCCAAAAGAGTGGCCTTAAACCCTTTCTCAATAGAATCCTGCCCAAGAGAAGGTCCAACCGTCAGATTTTGGATAATTTCCACTGGAGCAGGAAGGGCGCCTGCCCGAAGGACTAGCGCAAGATCGCTTGCTTCCTGAAGGGTAAACAATCCACTGATGGAGGCCTGTCCTCCTGAGATTTTATCCCGAATGACGGGTGCAGAGTACACATTGTTATCCAAAATAATGGCAAGCTGCCGGTCGATATTTTCACCGGTAATTTTTTCAAAGAGCCGCCCTCCTTCCCGGTCAAAGGATATACTGACATATGGTTGATTAAACTCGTCAAAATTTATATGGGCATCCGTTAAAGAATCTCCACCAATTAATCTCCTTTTCTCCACCAAATAAGGCCGTTTGGTAATTCGACCTGTTTCTTCATCAATATTCTTTTCAAACAAAATCTGATCCTCTTCTAAAATTTTTTCGGAAATCCCAGCAAGCCAACTCACCTCCTCTTCGGCGGAAACCGATGTGGGCAGCTGGGAAGCCAAGGGAGATTGGGAATCAACCAGTTTAAATTCCAATAGAGCTGTTTTTCCAATTAAATCGATGGCCCTTTGAGGGTCTTTCACCCCCGGAAGTTGAATTAATATCTGATCTTTTCCCCTTTTCTGGATTAACGGTTCAGTCACCCCAAATTGATCGATTCGGTTCCGAATGGTTTCCAAAGCCTGGGATATGGCATTGGTGGCAATTTTTTCTCCCCTCCCTTCGGGCAATGAAAAAACAAGCGTTCCTTCCTTTCGGTCCGTATTATCAAAACCCGATAAACCTTTTTCCACCGCATTAATCAGGTTTTCCCTAATATCGTCATTTTCTGCTGTATACGAAATGGTAATTTCTTCAGGGCCAGACCGTTTTGCTTCCGCAGAAAATTTCTTTTCCGAAAAAAGCTCTTTCAGGCTGGTCACCGCCCGTTCCACATGGTTTTCAACCGCTTTTTCTCCTTCCACTTTTAAAATTAGATGAATACCCCCCTGAAGGTCCAAACCCAAGGTAATGGCCTTGCTGGGCATCACATTCTTCCACCACTGTGGCATGGCTTGAAACATTGGGGTTGAAGGAAGAAAAAATAAAAAAGATAAAAGGGTTACGGTCACAATCAGAATCGCACGGGCTCTAATTCCCTTCTTCATCTACACCTCCTCAAGGAACGGTTAACAGATCGCCAGGTCCCTTAAATCCATTCCACTCTAAAAAGCTCTTTAGTTTCCAAAAGAATTCTAAGGATAACACGTTCTTAATCATCCGTCTCCCCCCTTAGACTGGCAACGGTATCCCTCAAAATTTTAATTTTGACATTATCCGCTACTTGAAGCGTAACGGTCTCCTTGCTGAGATTGGTCACCGTTCCCAAAATTCCTGCATTGGTCACTACCTTGTCCCCTTTTTTCAATAATTCCAGTAGCTGCTTGTGTTTTTTTTGGCGCCGCTGCTGGGGGAGAATTAATAAAAAGTAGAAAATCACAATGATTAAAACAAAAGGAATTAAACTGGCGATCACACCACCCGTTGACCCTGAGGATCCACCGTCAGGTGTTTGCGCCCAAGCAATCCATGTCATCCAGCCCACTGATCAGCCTCCTTTCTCAAAAAATAAAACTGCTGGGTAAAATCATCAAAAACTCCCTCGGAAATCGCTTCTCTAATCTTTTTCATTAACTGAAGATAAAAATTTAAATTGTGGAGCGTATTGAGTCGTAAACCCAATATTTCATGGGCCATAAACAAATGACGTAAATAAGCCCTTGAAAATCTTCCGCAGGTATAACAATCACAAGCCTCATCAATCGGCCTGGGGTCTTTTTCATATTTAGCCTGCTTAATCACGATGTGTCCATGACGGGTAAACAACCATCCCGTCCGAGCATGCCGTGTGGGCATAACACAATCAAATAAATCAATTCCACTTCGCACCCCCTCCAATAAGTCCTCGGGTTTTCCTACCCCCATTAAATAACGAGGGGAATCGTTCGGCAAAAAGGGTACCACACAATTTACCATTTCCCGCATCATTTCCTGACTTTCCCCCACGCTTAATCCACCGATGGCATACCCATCAAACCCGATATCAAGGATTTCACCCGCAGATTGTTCCCTGAGTTTTGGGAAAAATCCGCCTTGAACAATTCCAAATAAGCTTTGGTCAACCCGATGGTGAACAGTTTTACACCGCTGAGCCCAGCGAGTGGTTCGTTCCAATGAAAAAGCGGCATGATCATAAGAAGAGGGATACGGAAGACATTCGTCAAATGCCATAATGAGGTCCGCGCCCAAGGCCTCTTGGATCTCAATACTCAGATCGGGTGAAAGAAAATGAGTGGATCCATCCAAATGGGATTGGAATATAACCCCCTCTTCAGTCACTTTACTTAGTTTTCCCATACTCATGACCTGAAACCCACCGCTATCCGTCAATATGGCTCCATCCCACGAAATAAAGCCATGCAACCCACCCATTGAACGGATCAGGTTATGCCCTGGACGCAAATACAGGTGATAGGCGTTGCCGAGAATAATTTGAGCTCCTAAGGAGGCCAACTCATCCGGGGTAAGTGTCTTCACGCTCCCGGCAGTACCCACGGGCATAAAAGCAGGGGTGTCAATTATCCCGTGAGAGGTTTCAAGTTTCCCTCTCCTCGCCAAACTCTTGGGATCTTTTTCCAAAACCTGAAATTTCATTTTTACATTCGCTCAGGGGCTTGAACCCCCAAAATTTTCAACGCATTTTGAATCACCATTTGAACGCACTTCATAAAAAAAAGACGGGCTTGGGTTAATTCTAAATCCGGGGTGATAATGCGATGATTAAAATAAAACTGGTGGAGCTGGGAAGCCAGCTCTTGAAGATAAAAAGTCAACCGGTGGGGTTCAAGGGATAAGGCACTCCCTTCCACAATTCCTGG is part of the Nitrospiria bacterium genome and harbors:
- a CDS encoding aldo/keto reductase — its product is MGRTGLKVSEIGFGAWGIGKTWWGPADDRESLKALTRAMECGINFFDTAYVYGDGHSERLIGKAVGDWKFPIHIATKIPPKNKRWPALANTPIREAFPSDWIIKCTERSLKNLHIDCIDIQQFHVWDDSWTHAPDWQEGINKLKTDGKIRFFGISINDYQPENALELVRSGLVDSVQVIYNLFEQAPADKLFPACQEFKVGVIVRVPFDEGSLTGTFHPNMTFHEEDFRRDYFGGDRLKEVCDRVQDFKFLLRGDIQNLAQGALKFCLTHPAVSTLIPGMRKVSHVDENAAVSDRNLLTQKEMDRLRPLAWRRDFYQ
- a CDS encoding NUDIX domain-containing protein, whose amino-acid sequence is MFLPMDEWIEVVNHQNQVVGKALRDRVHEKGLQHRSAHVFLFNSKGELFLQKRSKKKKEHPGYYDSSSAGHLDVAETYLACATRELMEELGIQVDVLVKMGIRKTTDGRSIEHAMLYLSKSDQIPKPNTREVESGQYFSRDRIDTWILEGGENLTPAFLTLFQGFRSQLERFCQNEDQKSY
- the folB gene encoding dihydroneopterin aldolase, which translates into the protein MDRMVIDGLEFHSHCGTTPEERKIGQRLKAKVEIFGSLEKAAKMDSLKSAIDYVALCRCILQTGKKVRCRLLETLANRMAQEIFLNFSVQEVRIQLEKPFPPIDEILHSFSVEVVRKRRGIKKKGRNKSVR
- a CDS encoding NADH-ubiquinone oxidoreductase-F iron-sulfur binding region domain-containing protein, giving the protein MGQVVIQTEDLKLTNLNEYEKKGGYSAFRKALKMLPLEIIKEVKRSGLRGRGGSGFPTGKKWEMVYGQRETERYVACNASESEPGTYKDRFLIQRVPHQLLEGILIAGFVMGAKEAYLFIKEKYHDEVAILESAIEEARHAGYMGRNILGTGLNLDVRLFRGPDTYVSGEETAMLEVIQGFSGKPKEKPPYYPTTFGLFKKPTLVNNAETLSNIPSILNHGADWFSRIGVPHCPGTMLFSVSGAVNQPGVYELPMGTALRELIFGCGKGIREGRRLKAVFPGGPSSSLLTEDHLDLPMDFDSFKKAGTSLGSAGMLVFDETACMVSVVLEFSRFFARESCGQCPPCSLGTVHMSELLERIESGEGRKEDLEALIQLCGIVKGKGICTVVTGASIAVQSTLKHFMDEYESHLNGRACNATVVGCLEKAL
- a CDS encoding response regulator; this translates as MSEKKRVLIADDSKVMRESLKTILEKCHCEVVGMAENGAQVISQYKDLKPDLITLDIVMPQLNGIDTLKTLKSIHAQVKVIMVTSLATQQDVIKCKDLGANYYILKPFEDSKVIETIKMVTT
- a CDS encoding chemotaxis protein CheX, which gives rise to MERNSSTDRPIEIRAEHVNAFVGPTLDILKRMGRVDASVREVRREKENNPSHPISIVIGFSGDLNGSFIIGFDKVSALAVTAGMMGVEKMTELNSDCQEALAEFSNVIVGNATGKLADLGIQVTITTPIISMGMIVPLVEDPFIVPLNSDKGDIELGLSFKGKSQKKD
- a CDS encoding GspE/PulE family protein codes for the protein MAISKVVQEKIGQMLVEEGIISNEQLRVALEEQKKRGWGQKPLGDFIVELGFATEKDILKVVGLQFNLPVMELKGITVEKNVLNIVSEAIAHRFKMIPLFLLGNELTVAITDPTRFEVMDALANETKCKIIPVLALDSEIENALAFNYTEKLEKQLDHSINLYQYGVDREGPSESERLKRAGKEIPIVKIVDKILAHAAEESASDIHIEPGVEQLTIRLRIDGILSEAFTFSMSLHAAIVSRIKILSQLDISERWVPQDGRIQMSIQKKSLDMRISTLPTCFGEKVVMRLLDKKNSLLGLEQMGFSKGNLETFRFLIRQPYGIILITGPTGSGKTTTLYAALNEVRSVEKNIITVEDPVEYQIPTINQVPVNPKRDVTFANALRAILRQDPNIIMIGEIRDRETGKIATESALTGHLVFSTLHTNDSPGAVTRLMEMGIEPYLLAPSLLGVVAQRLARKICGNCREAYSPTRVELETMGLIHLGKDIPFYKGKGCKTCNQKGYKGRVGVFEILVVDETIRELILAKASANTIRGYGWKKGFRDMRFDGVKKVVAGLTSVEEVLRMTRGTELVH
- a CDS encoding zinc ribbon domain-containing protein, whose amino-acid sequence is MRQKKMRCTECLSDNLPGRRYCGKCGNPLLFPCLHCGFGNSIGDHFCGGCGINLDEKIGTLGSSHLPSEIEKEMFQPQNLQNPFSEDQLTEILGVKGEAQKEEKEKKDPKKAVSQDDIDQLLKGSS
- a CDS encoding Lrp/AsnC ligand binding domain-containing protein, which encodes MAAAYILMNVQSGKVGKALNAVKRIQGVRSAHIVAGAYDIIGYVEAEDFESLGQRIMFQVQSISGIRGTNTAVVFQ
- a CDS encoding alpha/beta hydrolase — encoded protein: MDRNFIFFPSRLIIQTPKAVDLNYQDVRFHSSDGIKLNGWWIEKEGAEGTLIWFHGNGGNMGDRVDHIKLFYDFLPLHLFMIDYRGYGKSDGTPSEEGTYRDAEAALAFVQSRGQPKSQKLFYYGQSLGSAIAVELAMRKAPDALILESPFTSIRDMARVAYPFLPLGFLIRTEYNSLSKIGKISCPVLILHGDRDEIIPWEQGKALFEAANQPKTFTLLPGAGHNDTFILGGEPYLREWGRLIRTVLN
- the secF gene encoding protein translocase subunit SecF; protein product: MLEILGKTNIDFVGKKNVTFAFSGLLVLLGVFTLIQIWLGGANLGIDFSGGTSVQLKFDQPVKIDEARRLLSENGFPDAELQEFTDGNKLLIRVKEKTSIKDKVSNQLVSLFSQEFSNNQFVIDSSTEIGPTIGEELQRKAITAVTFALIMIILYIAARFEFRFGAAAAVATFHDVLAVLGIFYLLDKEITLLIVTALLTLAGYSLTDTVVVFDRIRENLRNRKGRHLPQVINDGINQVLSRTIVTSLTVLLVLLALFFWGGEVIHDFSLALILGVVIGNYSSIFVASPILLIWKGSQGKLLKRS